From a single Lactococcus carnosus genomic region:
- the ligA gene encoding NAD-dependent DNA ligase LigA, translated as MNVDLRIKELTEQLNQYAHAYYTLDAPLVEDAAYDRLYRELTTLEDAHPNLVRADSPSHRTGDVILSGFEKYTHAYQLYSLQDAFSREEVEAFDNRVRKQVESPEYICELKIDGLSLSLVYEGGVLQTAATRGDGSIGENITEQVKRIKDVPLVLTEPIDIVVRGEAYLPRKNFQKLNQSREEEGLAAFANPRNAAAGTLRQLDTKVVAKRGLATFLYQEASPATNDTQEAVLSYLESLGLVVNEQRVFATNMTEIWAFIEKVSELRESLAYDIDGVVIKVNNLSEQDALGFTVKFPKWAIAYKFPAELAETDILSVDWTVGRTGVVTPTANMTPVLLAQTTVARATLHNVDYIKEKDIRLGDKVIIYKAGDIIPAVQRVLLDKRQHDSVILEIPTACPDCQASLQHFEGEVALRCVNPLCPAQIREKLIHFASRGAMNITGLGIAVVTQLFDKQFITDVSDLYKLSVADLLKLDKVKEKSAEKLYQSIQASKANSVEKLIFGLGIRHVGAKAAKIISESLSNLTAISKASAEELSAIPTIGGVLAESLTTYFALDGTKKLLSELAEVGLNFDYLGPIKRDDAPLSGKNVVLTGKLAQLTRLEAKQKLETLGANVTGSVSKNTDIVVAGSDAGSKLAKAQALGIDVWSEEELIKL; from the coding sequence ATGAACGTCGACTTAAGAATTAAAGAATTAACAGAACAACTTAACCAATATGCGCATGCTTATTATACTTTAGACGCACCATTGGTCGAAGATGCTGCATATGATCGCTTATATAGAGAGCTGACTACGCTAGAAGATGCACATCCAAACTTAGTTCGTGCAGATTCTCCAAGCCATAGAACAGGCGACGTCATTTTATCAGGATTTGAAAAATATACCCATGCTTACCAACTTTATAGTCTACAGGATGCTTTTTCTCGTGAAGAGGTTGAGGCATTCGATAATCGTGTCCGTAAGCAAGTTGAGAGCCCTGAGTATATCTGCGAACTCAAGATAGATGGCTTATCCTTATCCCTAGTTTATGAAGGTGGCGTACTACAAACTGCTGCCACACGTGGTGATGGGAGTATCGGTGAGAATATCACAGAGCAAGTCAAGAGGATAAAGGATGTCCCTTTGGTTTTGACTGAGCCGATTGATATTGTCGTTCGTGGGGAAGCTTACTTACCTCGTAAAAACTTTCAAAAACTCAATCAATCACGAGAAGAAGAAGGCTTAGCAGCATTTGCCAACCCGAGAAATGCTGCCGCGGGAACCTTGAGACAGCTAGATACTAAAGTTGTCGCCAAACGTGGTCTAGCAACATTTTTATATCAGGAAGCTAGCCCAGCAACAAATGATACCCAGGAAGCGGTGTTAAGCTATCTAGAAAGTTTAGGTTTAGTCGTTAATGAGCAGCGTGTTTTTGCGACTAATATGACTGAAATCTGGGCCTTCATCGAAAAAGTATCAGAGTTGAGAGAGTCTCTTGCCTATGATATCGATGGGGTGGTGATTAAAGTTAATAACTTATCTGAACAAGATGCCTTAGGCTTTACAGTTAAGTTTCCAAAATGGGCAATTGCCTATAAATTTCCTGCAGAACTTGCTGAAACAGATATTTTAAGTGTCGACTGGACGGTTGGGAGGACAGGAGTTGTCACACCAACAGCGAACATGACACCAGTGCTACTTGCGCAAACAACAGTTGCACGCGCGACGCTGCACAATGTTGATTATATTAAAGAAAAAGATATCCGTTTAGGAGATAAAGTCATTATCTACAAAGCTGGAGATATCATCCCAGCTGTTCAGCGCGTCTTATTAGATAAGCGACAGCATGACTCAGTCATCTTAGAAATTCCAACAGCTTGTCCGGACTGTCAGGCAAGTTTGCAACATTTTGAAGGAGAAGTTGCATTGCGCTGTGTCAATCCACTTTGTCCTGCACAAATTCGGGAGAAATTGATTCATTTTGCAAGTCGCGGTGCTATGAATATTACTGGTTTAGGCATTGCTGTAGTAACGCAACTTTTTGATAAACAATTCATCACGGATGTGTCAGACTTGTACAAGTTATCAGTAGCTGATTTATTAAAACTCGATAAAGTCAAGGAAAAATCCGCTGAAAAATTGTACCAGTCGATTCAAGCATCTAAGGCAAATTCAGTAGAGAAATTAATTTTTGGCCTAGGCATTCGCCACGTAGGTGCTAAAGCAGCCAAAATTATTTCTGAGAGTCTATCAAATTTAACCGCTATTTCAAAAGCGAGTGCTGAGGAGTTATCTGCTATCCCCACTATTGGGGGTGTATTAGCGGAGAGCTTAACCACTTATTTTGCCTTGGATGGTACTAAAAAATTACTGTCTGAGCTAGCAGAAGTTGGCCTGAATTTCGACTATTTAGGGCCAATTAAACGTGACGATGCACCATTATCAGGGAAAAATGTTGTCTTGACAGGAAAACTCGCCCAGTTGACGAGATTAGAAGCCAAGCAAAAACTGGAGACCTTAGGGGCTAATGTGACAGGAAGTGTCTCTAAAAATACGGATATAGTAGTCGCTGGAAGCGATGCGGGTAGTAAACTAGCCAAGGCCCAAGCATTGGGAATTGACGTATGGAGCGAAGAGGAGCTAATCAAACTATGA
- a CDS encoding diacylglycerol kinase, whose protein sequence is MKTRLIYNPTSGQEAMKKNIAEILDVLEGFGHETSAFATTADKNSAKNEAKRAAEAGFELIIAAGGDGTINEIVNGIAPLETRPKLAIIPAGTTNDFARALKIPRNNPVAAAKIIGKDQTLNIDIGRAGEDHYFINIAAGGSLTELTYSVPSQLKTAFGYLAYLAKGAELLPRVKAVPIKITHDNGVFDGEISMFFAALTNSVGGFEQIAPDAQLDDGLFTLILVKTANLFEMIHLIGLVINGGKHIEDKKIEYIKTSQIKIEPQTDDKMMLNLDGEYGGDAPITLLNLKNHIEMFANLDEIDDDNYIGDETDLMLEEVANKFAKEVEKSNELEL, encoded by the coding sequence ATGAAAACGAGACTGATCTATAACCCAACATCAGGCCAAGAAGCGATGAAAAAAAATATCGCAGAAATTTTAGATGTCTTAGAGGGTTTCGGTCATGAGACATCAGCTTTTGCGACAACGGCTGACAAAAATTCGGCTAAAAACGAGGCTAAACGGGCTGCAGAAGCTGGGTTTGAGTTAATTATCGCAGCAGGTGGTGATGGCACGATTAATGAAATAGTTAATGGGATTGCGCCACTCGAAACAAGACCGAAACTAGCCATTATTCCAGCAGGAACGACTAACGACTTCGCGCGTGCACTAAAAATACCGCGCAATAATCCAGTTGCAGCAGCCAAAATTATCGGTAAGGATCAGACGCTAAATATCGATATTGGTCGTGCAGGCGAAGATCACTATTTTATTAATATTGCTGCTGGTGGTTCACTAACGGAGTTAACGTATAGTGTGCCATCACAACTTAAAACAGCATTTGGTTATCTCGCCTATCTGGCAAAAGGTGCTGAATTACTCCCACGTGTAAAAGCAGTCCCTATCAAAATTACACATGATAATGGTGTATTTGATGGCGAAATTTCTATGTTTTTTGCTGCTCTAACCAACTCGGTAGGTGGCTTTGAACAAATTGCACCAGATGCGCAGTTAGATGATGGCCTGTTTACCCTCATTCTAGTTAAAACAGCTAACTTATTTGAAATGATCCACTTGATTGGACTCGTCATCAATGGTGGAAAACACATAGAAGACAAGAAAATTGAGTACATCAAGACAAGTCAAATCAAGATTGAACCACAAACCGATGATAAAATGATGCTTAATCTGGATGGTGAGTATGGTGGGGATGCGCCCATTACACTGCTTAATCTTAAAAATCACATCGAAATGTTTGCAAATTTGGATGAAATAGATGATGATAACTATATCGGTGATGAAACTGATTTGATGCTTGAAGAAGTTGCCAATAAATTTGCCAAAGAAGTTGAAAAATCAAATGAACTTGAGTTATAA
- a CDS encoding ASCH domain-containing protein, whose amino-acid sequence MTELASYIANFKRQHPTYQDQDIAAYAFGGGEVMADELAALVVAGHKQGTTSLYQAYVVENEPLPKVGDVCVILDGKGRPTSVVINTAIEVLPFNDVTAHHALLESEGDRTLAYWRWAHIDFFTHAYTPESGIKFTLASLVVFEKFQLLYK is encoded by the coding sequence ATGACTGAGTTAGCAAGCTATATCGCAAATTTCAAACGGCAACATCCAACCTATCAAGATCAAGACATAGCAGCTTATGCCTTTGGTGGTGGGGAAGTGATGGCAGATGAGCTGGCAGCTCTAGTTGTTGCTGGTCATAAGCAAGGTACCACGAGTTTATATCAGGCCTATGTAGTAGAAAATGAGCCCCTCCCCAAAGTAGGAGATGTCTGTGTGATTTTAGATGGAAAAGGTCGGCCGACATCGGTCGTTATTAATACGGCTATAGAGGTATTACCTTTTAATGATGTGACAGCTCATCATGCCCTACTAGAATCAGAAGGAGACAGGACATTGGCTTATTGGCGTTGGGCACATATTGACTTTTTCACACATGCCTATACACCAGAAAGTGGCATTAAGTTTACGCTTGCTTCCTTAGTTGTATTTGAGAAATTTCA